The following coding sequences lie in one uncultured Methanobrevibacter sp. genomic window:
- a CDS encoding bifunctional precorrin-2 dehydrogenase/sirohydrochlorin ferrochelatase yields the protein MDWTSLYLKTSNLNVFILGTGEVATRRANKFLDHGANVKLAGNSLSKELESKGAVLRPLDDVDELVEWSDLVVIASGDEELSDHVSKIARDKLVNRADLPYEGNVIVPTSFNIGEIEISIFTNGKSPLMARQLRKKIQSVITDEDILEIELQDYARSILKESIDDQKERRNYLYKIFEDEKINEFIKSNQIDEAKSYIDNLIRGLP from the coding sequence ATGGATTGGACATCTCTTTATTTAAAAACTTCTAATTTAAATGTTTTTATTTTAGGCACAGGTGAAGTAGCAACTAGAAGAGCCAATAAATTTTTAGACCATGGGGCCAATGTAAAATTGGCAGGAAATAGTTTGTCTAAAGAATTAGAGTCAAAAGGTGCAGTTTTGCGCCCTTTAGATGATGTTGATGAACTGGTTGAATGGTCAGATTTGGTTGTAATAGCAAGCGGCGATGAAGAGTTGTCAGACCATGTTTCTAAAATTGCTCGAGATAAACTTGTTAATCGGGCGGATTTGCCATATGAAGGTAATGTAATTGTTCCTACAAGCTTTAATATTGGAGAAATTGAAATATCTATTTTTACTAATGGGAAAAGTCCATTAATGGCTCGCCAATTAAGAAAAAAAATTCAATCAGTCATTACTGATGAAGATATTCTGGAAATTGAGCTTCAGGATTATGCACGCTCAATTCTGAAGGAATCAATAGATGACCAAAAAGAAAGGCGCAATTATCTCTACAAGATTTTTGAAGATGAAAAAATTAATGAATTTATTAAGAGTAATCAGATTGATGAAGCTAAATCATACATTGATAATTTAATAAGGGGATTGCCGTGA
- the atwA gene encoding methyl coenzyme M reductase system, component A2: protein MDFITLKNITKTFDGVDVLKDINLKINEGETLGILGRSGSGKSVLINMLRGTLDYKPDAGQIMLNIAVCPDCLAVDSPSHAGEKCSCGGTFEAKEVDFYNAERKLFASIKRRISIMLQRNFALYDEETVIENVMRAMSDDVEYEEKIYFALELLEMVQMNHRITHVARDLSGGEKQRVVLARQLAKNPMMFLADEPTGTLDPQTAVKLHNTLKEGVKDEGITMLITSHWPEVMTELADNVIWLENGQIKEEGEPQVVVDHFMETVPVPKKPEIPEFGEPEVVLEDVKKHYYSIERGVVKAVDGVNLTINNEEIFGIVGLSGSGKTTTTRMLMGLTEPSSGRIDIKLGDEWIDMTKVGPLNRGRIMPYIGLLHQEYSLYPHRTILGNLTDAISLNLPAEFGKIKAIHALTTVGFPDDVAVNILDKYPDQLSVGEKHRIALAQVLIKEPKLIVLDEPTGTMDPVTRVIVTDSILKARTELEQTFIIVSHDMDFVLDVCDRAALMRGGKLLDIGTPEEIVQQLTPDEKEDMLKDR from the coding sequence ATGGATTTTATAACACTTAAGAATATTACAAAAACTTTTGATGGTGTTGATGTTCTTAAAGATATTAATTTAAAGATTAATGAGGGAGAGACTTTAGGAATTTTAGGACGTAGTGGTAGTGGAAAATCTGTTTTAATTAACATGCTCAGGGGTACATTAGATTACAAACCTGATGCAGGTCAAATTATGCTTAACATTGCTGTTTGTCCTGATTGTTTGGCTGTCGATTCTCCGTCTCATGCTGGAGAGAAATGTAGCTGCGGAGGAACTTTTGAAGCAAAAGAAGTTGATTTTTATAATGCGGAAAGGAAATTATTTGCAAGTATTAAAAGAAGAATTTCCATTATGCTTCAACGTAACTTTGCATTATACGATGAAGAAACCGTAATTGAGAATGTTATGAGAGCAATGAGTGATGATGTAGAATATGAAGAAAAAATTTATTTTGCATTGGAATTGCTTGAAATGGTTCAAATGAATCATAGAATCACTCACGTTGCTCGTGATTTAAGTGGTGGAGAAAAACAAAGAGTAGTATTGGCTAGACAATTGGCTAAAAATCCTATGATGTTTTTAGCAGATGAACCTACTGGTACTTTGGATCCTCAAACTGCTGTAAAACTTCACAATACCTTAAAAGAAGGTGTTAAAGATGAAGGAATCACCATGTTGATTACTTCTCACTGGCCAGAAGTAATGACTGAACTTGCTGACAATGTTATTTGGTTAGAAAATGGTCAAATTAAAGAAGAAGGTGAACCGCAAGTAGTTGTTGACCACTTTATGGAGACAGTTCCTGTCCCTAAAAAACCTGAAATCCCTGAATTTGGTGAACCTGAAGTAGTATTGGAAGATGTTAAAAAACATTATTACTCCATTGAAAGGGGAGTAGTTAAAGCTGTTGACGGTGTTAATTTAACAATTAATAATGAAGAGATTTTCGGAATTGTTGGTTTAAGTGGTTCCGGAAAGACTACAACTACTAGAATGTTAATGGGATTAACCGAGCCAAGCAGTGGTAGAATTGACATTAAACTTGGTGATGAATGGATTGACATGACTAAGGTGGGTCCATTAAATCGTGGAAGAATCATGCCGTATATTGGTTTATTGCACCAGGAATATTCATTATATCCTCACAGAACTATTTTAGGAAACTTAACTGATGCTATTAGTTTAAATTTACCTGCTGAATTTGGTAAAATTAAGGCTATTCATGCATTAACAACTGTTGGTTTCCCTGATGATGTTGCAGTTAATATTCTAGATAAATATCCTGACCAATTAAGTGTAGGAGAAAAGCATAGGATTGCTCTTGCACAAGTTTTAATTAAAGAACCTAAACTTATTGTTTTGGATGAACCAACAGGTACTATGGATCCTGTTACTAGAGTTATTGTAACTGATTCTATCCTTAAAGCTCGTACCGAATTAGAACAAACATTTATTATTGTTTCTCACGATATGGACTTTGTTTTAGATGTTTGTGATAGGGCGGCTTTAATGAGGGGAGGTAAACTATTAGATATAGGTACTCCTGAAGAAATTGTACAACAATTAACTCCAGATGAAAAAGAAGATATGCTTAAAGATAGATAA
- the hemA gene encoding glutamyl-tRNA reductase → MILNLRVDHKIADIQSMENISKDIDELFWKLQEKFSITEYVEISTCNRKEYYIKNDYIPEDEELLSHENQNIIIEYGSSAVMHLLRMTSGLESMIVGEDQILGQVKDAKHKAIKEHHCGRDLDTIFTKAIHVGQVVRNKTNINKGSVSIGSAAIDLAEKHMGSLDDKSVLVIGAGKMGKLVAKALAEKDLNAIFVANRTYYVAVELAKDLGGEAILFSDLEEYLATADLVISATSAPHAIINKKRILDIDMDYENVMMVDIANPRDITEDVSDLGVKLFNIDDLREIADINTQLRIKEFGEAENIIDEEFILLKESFKIMEVEDLLGSLRASMEDIRQRETQKALVKMADVDGSEKILNNLTNSIVNKIFFDISNNVKDAAKEENKEVIAAAEYLFNFK, encoded by the coding sequence GTGATACTTAATTTAAGAGTTGACCATAAAATTGCAGATATTCAATCTATGGAGAATATTTCAAAGGATATTGATGAATTATTTTGGAAATTGCAGGAAAAATTTTCAATTACGGAATATGTTGAAATTTCCACATGTAACAGAAAAGAGTATTACATTAAAAATGACTATATTCCTGAAGATGAAGAATTGCTGTCTCATGAAAATCAAAATATCATAATTGAATATGGTTCTTCTGCTGTAATGCATTTGCTACGTATGACTTCAGGTTTGGAATCAATGATTGTTGGTGAAGACCAGATTTTAGGCCAGGTAAAAGATGCAAAACATAAAGCTATTAAAGAGCATCACTGTGGCAGGGATCTAGATACTATTTTTACAAAAGCTATTCATGTTGGCCAAGTTGTCAGAAACAAAACCAATATCAATAAAGGTTCTGTTTCTATCGGTTCTGCTGCAATTGATTTGGCTGAAAAACATATGGGCAGCTTGGACGATAAGTCTGTTCTTGTCATTGGTGCAGGAAAGATGGGTAAATTGGTTGCAAAGGCACTTGCTGAAAAAGATTTGAATGCTATTTTTGTTGCAAACAGAACTTATTATGTTGCGGTTGAGCTTGCTAAGGATTTAGGTGGTGAAGCTATTTTATTCAGTGACTTGGAGGAATATCTGGCCACTGCCGATTTGGTAATCAGTGCAACAAGCGCCCCTCATGCAATCATAAATAAAAAACGTATTTTAGACATTGATATGGATTATGAAAATGTTATGATGGTTGATATTGCAAATCCGAGGGATATAACTGAAGATGTCTCTGATTTGGGTGTTAAATTATTTAATATTGATGATTTAAGAGAAATTGCTGATATCAATACTCAACTTAGAATTAAGGAGTTTGGTGAAGCTGAAAACATCATCGATGAAGAGTTCATTTTACTTAAAGAATCGTTTAAAATAATGGAAGTTGAAGATCTTCTTGGTAGTTTAAGAGCATCTATGGAAGATATAAGGCAACGTGAAACTCAAAAAGCATTAGTTAAGATGGCTGATGTAGATGGTAGTGAGAAAATTTTGAATAATTTAACAAATTCTATAGTTAATAAGATATTTTTCGACATTTCCAACAATGTCAAAGACGCTGCAAAAGAAGAAAATAAGGAAGTTATTGCAGCTGCGGAATATTTGTTTAATTTTAAATAA
- a CDS encoding M48 family metallopeptidase, which produces MRKETIIIENITITLERKNIKNMYLRILPPDGEVKVSAPLFLSDEDIANFIKSKKDWILKKQKHIEDNNIKAPLKYDNGETHYLWGNEYTLQLISNKNFKHALVDKEKSIIYLPIPKRSTIDKRHKLLNELYRLEMKKAVPSVLDKCSKIVGKTPNEVKIRSMKNWGNCNKNKRITLNLNLAKKDPECLEYVMIHELCHLIEFNHGKKFKKLMEKFCPNWKEIKKRLNE; this is translated from the coding sequence ATGAGAAAGGAAACCATAATTATAGAAAATATAACTATCACCTTAGAGAGAAAAAACATTAAAAATATGTATTTACGCATATTGCCCCCAGATGGCGAAGTTAAAGTATCTGCACCATTATTTTTATCAGATGAAGACATTGCTAATTTTATTAAGTCAAAAAAAGATTGGATTTTAAAAAAACAGAAACATATTGAAGACAACAATATAAAAGCTCCTCTAAAATATGACAACGGAGAAACACACTACCTGTGGGGAAATGAATACACATTGCAATTAATTTCAAATAAAAACTTTAAACATGCTTTAGTAGATAAAGAAAAATCAATTATTTATTTGCCGATTCCCAAAAGAAGCACAATTGACAAACGCCATAAATTACTTAACGAGTTATACCGATTGGAAATGAAAAAAGCAGTCCCATCAGTTTTGGATAAATGCAGCAAAATCGTTGGAAAAACACCAAATGAAGTCAAAATAAGAAGCATGAAAAATTGGGGAAATTGCAATAAGAATAAACGGATTACTCTAAATTTAAATCTTGCTAAAAAAGATCCAGAATGTTTAGAATATGTAATGATACATGAATTATGTCATTTAATAGAATTTAATCATGGAAAAAAATTTAAAAAATTAATGGAGAAATTCTGTCCAAATTGGAAAGAAATAAAAAAAAGATTAAATGAATAA
- a CDS encoding methanogenesis marker 9 domain-containing protein produces MTWEDAPSHICRGGDVRGLAFCCPPIKPCPVLNALQQVNLTPQEYIEIKTQFAKETRLGEGAGTCFGSLVWCCKPSKPCPLRDMTLRNMGMSHDDYLDLKKELSERLVGVQKPDPDERAEALAETFNISKLEAMNVLTECNNDLRAAVKVLHAKSLENSD; encoded by the coding sequence ATGACTTGGGAAGATGCGCCGTCTCATATTTGTAGAGGGGGAGACGTTAGAGGGCTTGCTTTTTGTTGTCCGCCTATTAAACCATGTCCAGTATTAAATGCTTTACAACAAGTAAATTTAACTCCGCAGGAGTACATAGAAATTAAAACTCAATTTGCAAAAGAAACTAGATTAGGCGAAGGGGCAGGGACCTGTTTCGGTTCTCTTGTATGGTGCTGCAAACCATCAAAACCTTGTCCGTTAAGAGATATGACTTTAAGAAATATGGGAATGAGTCATGATGATTATTTGGACTTGAAAAAAGAATTGTCTGAAAGATTGGTTGGAGTTCAAAAACCTGATCCTGATGAAAGGGCTGAAGCATTGGCTGAAACATTTAATATATCTAAATTAGAAGCTATGAATGTTTTAACTGAATGTAATAATGATTTAAGAGCAGCTGTAAAAGTTTTACATGCAAAGTCTCTTGAAAATTCTGATTAA
- a CDS encoding AAA family ATPase, with protein sequence MKSDNKTQEIKTTNQKSLKKEIETKDDAELVILKPVGYPFAFPLMDEDIEIKNGALFEEYAREQWLGLVVRENSHLFDQKIIPDYGFEIISAKPNNSIISEQTKIKLITDDLNVKKNDVRVKSNIFLQDIVGQKNAKSKVKVIKKYLENPKKFGQWAPKNILFYGLPGTGKTMLVKALANELDVPLHLIKSTSLIGDHVGDGASKIHELFKKASENSPSIIFIDEMDAIALDRSFQSLRGDVSEIVNSLLTEMDGISENESVITIGATNNPTSLDFAVRSRFEEEIEFKLPNDNERLEILENNLKTMPIDNDLDLNKIVKLTKGLSGRDLKEKILKTALHNAIANDSEIITMQNIDYALKSVKIKHNEVKGMFE encoded by the coding sequence TTGAAAAGTGATAATAAAACGCAAGAAATTAAAACAACCAACCAAAAATCCTTGAAAAAAGAAATTGAAACAAAGGATGATGCTGAATTAGTAATTTTAAAACCAGTAGGTTATCCATTTGCTTTTCCTTTGATGGATGAGGACATAGAAATTAAAAATGGCGCATTATTTGAAGAATACGCCCGTGAACAATGGCTCGGTTTGGTTGTCCGCGAAAACTCACACTTATTTGATCAAAAAATCATTCCGGACTATGGTTTTGAAATTATTTCCGCTAAACCAAATAACTCAATAATTTCAGAGCAGACAAAAATTAAATTAATTACAGACGATTTAAATGTGAAAAAGAATGATGTAAGAGTCAAATCAAATATTTTCCTCCAAGACATCGTGGGTCAAAAAAATGCAAAAAGTAAAGTCAAAGTAATTAAAAAATATCTGGAAAATCCTAAAAAGTTCGGACAGTGGGCTCCAAAAAATATTTTATTCTATGGACTTCCAGGTACAGGTAAAACCATGCTTGTAAAAGCTCTTGCCAATGAACTTGATGTTCCACTGCATTTAATTAAATCAACATCACTAATAGGTGACCATGTGGGAGATGGTGCATCTAAAATCCACGAATTATTTAAAAAAGCCAGTGAAAACTCCCCATCAATAATATTTATTGATGAAATGGATGCAATTGCACTAGATAGATCATTTCAATCTTTAAGAGGAGACGTTTCAGAAATAGTGAACTCATTATTAACAGAAATGGACGGAATTAGTGAAAATGAGTCTGTCATAACAATCGGAGCAACCAACAATCCAACTTCACTGGATTTTGCTGTAAGAAGCCGTTTTGAAGAAGAAATAGAATTCAAATTGCCGAATGACAATGAAAGATTGGAAATTTTAGAAAATAATCTCAAAACAATGCCAATTGATAATGATTTGGATTTAAACAAAATAGTCAAACTTACAAAAGGATTATCCGGAAGAGATTTAAAAGAAAAAATATTAAAAACCGCGCTGCACAATGCTATTGCCAATGACAGTGAAATTATCACAATGCAAAATATAGATTATGCTCTTAAATCTGTAAAAATAAAACATAATGAAGTTAAGGGAATGTTTGAATAA